One stretch of Cohnella algarum DNA includes these proteins:
- a CDS encoding DUF1129 family protein, whose protein sequence is MSPENRRYYEDMVVYIRSSRLQEAKSEELLLEIAQHLSEAQARGRTARDVFGDDPEAYCKELVAQLPKMKGLSALQFHLVVPWITLTWFFFVQAAAGFIAMWVGGPSERITQVGISTIVIMACSSYILIHSLLFRHRTGWREAAACKQIVPGPSVRFKHRLPIARLLSVRRA, encoded by the coding sequence ATGTCACCCGAGAACCGGCGTTATTACGAGGACATGGTCGTTTATATCCGCAGCAGCCGTTTGCAGGAAGCCAAAAGCGAGGAGCTATTGCTTGAGATCGCCCAGCATTTGTCGGAAGCCCAAGCCCGGGGCCGGACGGCCCGGGACGTGTTCGGCGACGATCCGGAGGCCTATTGCAAGGAATTGGTCGCGCAGCTGCCTAAAATGAAGGGCTTGAGCGCGCTGCAATTCCATCTCGTCGTCCCCTGGATTACGCTGACCTGGTTCTTCTTCGTGCAGGCGGCGGCCGGATTCATCGCCATGTGGGTCGGAGGGCCGTCGGAGCGGATAACGCAAGTCGGGATATCCACGATCGTCATCATGGCCTGCAGCTCTTATATCCTGATCCATTCGTTGCTTTTTCGTCATCGGACTGGTTGGCGCGAAGCTGCTGCTTGCAAGCAAATAGTCCCGGGACCATCCGTCCGGTTCAAGCATCGGCTTCCGATCGCCCGTCTTCTGTCCGTTCGGCGAGCTTAG
- a CDS encoding ferritin-like domain-containing protein, with protein MPSYWGSPYYMRVDFVPIWSTEFPKAVQMIKEAVQGERNDELFYDELINLAPSKEQVAIIESIRNDERGHNKMYRAMYRALTGQEIVGISSEQYERVQSYIEGLQRALMGELGAVEKYRNIWFGLPAGIYKDTVYGIILDELKHAAKYNYLITLNLR; from the coding sequence GTGCCTTCTTACTGGGGAAGTCCATACTATATGCGAGTCGATTTTGTGCCTATATGGAGCACAGAATTTCCGAAAGCAGTCCAAATGATAAAGGAAGCGGTACAAGGGGAGCGTAACGATGAGTTGTTCTACGATGAATTGATCAACCTGGCTCCCTCAAAAGAACAGGTGGCCATTATAGAAAGCATCCGTAACGATGAGCGCGGCCACAATAAAATGTATAGAGCGATGTATCGGGCTTTGACGGGACAGGAAATTGTAGGCATCAGTAGTGAGCAATATGAGCGGGTGCAATCCTATATAGAGGGTCTACAGCGGGCCTTGATGGGGGAGTTGGGTGCGGTGGAAAAATACCGCAACATCTGGTTTGGATTGCCTGCTGGCATCTATAAAGATACGGTGTATGGTATCATATTGGATGAGCTAAAGCACGCTGCAAAATATAATTATTTGATTACGTTGAATCTCAGGTAG
- a CDS encoding DUF6431 domain-containing protein → MSKILYFGLSCKAYLRTFGNQSPDVQLCCENCGRLLHKHGRYWRGIVTKHEVIQIPIYRRYCPTCRITISLLPEFLIPWARYATWVREAALKRKHKGFSWRQTTESTTTPAVRYSRRTLKRWWARHLRRAADAALWVAGKLVAQGDDTDMLHLYPTMMNPTPMDTLDWLDKLLPRFIPAGASRRGYWTFLNARLPVASRL, encoded by the coding sequence ATGTCAAAAATACTTTATTTCGGCCTTTCTTGCAAGGCTTATTTACGCACATTCGGAAATCAATCTCCTGACGTCCAGCTCTGCTGTGAAAACTGCGGTCGGCTTCTCCATAAACACGGTCGTTATTGGCGAGGAATTGTGACGAAGCATGAGGTCATCCAGATCCCGATCTACCGTCGATATTGTCCTACCTGTAGAATAACAATCTCCCTCCTGCCGGAGTTCCTGATTCCATGGGCCCGGTATGCGACTTGGGTGCGAGAAGCGGCATTAAAGCGCAAGCACAAGGGATTCTCTTGGCGGCAGACGACAGAAAGCACAACAACTCCTGCCGTGCGTTATAGCCGCCGTACGTTGAAACGCTGGTGGGCAAGACATCTGCGCCGCGCAGCGGATGCAGCACTATGGGTTGCTGGGAAACTCGTAGCCCAGGGGGACGACACGGATATGCTCCACCTTTACCCCACCATGATGAACCCAACGCCAATGGATACATTGGATTGGCTGGACAAACTGTTACCCCGATTCATCCCCGCTGGCGCATCCAGACGGGGCTATTGGACGTTTCTAAATGCGAGGTTACCTGTAGCATCACGCTTATAA